The following coding sequences are from one uncultured Desulfobacter sp. window:
- the nadE gene encoding NAD(+) synthase translates to MNAEKTAAHIINWLKTYVEESGLKGFTVGVSGGIDSAVTSTLCARTGYPVIAVNMPIHQAPDQVSRSGEHIAWLSKTYDNVTGHDVNLTPVFEQVKTTLPDDIQDGLTMANTRSRLRMITLYSFASHHRMLVAGTGNKVEDFGVGFYTKYGDGGVDLSPIADLMKTQVYALGRYLGVSQDILSAQPTDGLWEDNRTDESQIGASYEELEWAMAYEAGDQAQEITEHQKSVLEVYRKFNRANRHKMEPIPVCIIPEELKV, encoded by the coding sequence ATGAACGCAGAAAAAACGGCCGCCCATATCATCAACTGGCTGAAAACCTATGTCGAGGAATCCGGATTAAAAGGATTCACCGTCGGCGTATCCGGTGGAATTGATTCCGCTGTCACATCGACTTTATGTGCAAGGACCGGCTACCCTGTAATCGCCGTGAACATGCCCATCCACCAGGCCCCGGACCAGGTCTCCAGATCCGGCGAACACATTGCCTGGCTGTCCAAAACCTATGACAATGTTACAGGGCATGATGTTAATCTGACCCCGGTGTTTGAACAGGTCAAAACCACATTGCCTGATGACATCCAGGACGGCTTGACCATGGCCAACACCCGGTCCAGGTTGCGTATGATCACCTTATATTCATTTGCGTCCCACCACCGCATGCTCGTGGCCGGCACCGGCAACAAGGTTGAAGATTTCGGCGTGGGGTTCTACACTAAATACGGGGACGGCGGTGTGGATCTTTCTCCCATTGCAGACCTGATGAAAACTCAAGTCTATGCCCTGGGCCGCTATCTGGGAGTCAGTCAGGATATTTTATCCGCCCAACCCACCGACGGACTCTGGGAAGATAACCGCACGGACGAAAGCCAGATCGGTGCATCCTATGAAGAGCTGGAATGGGCCATGGCTTATGAAGCCGGAGATCAAGCGCAGGAAATAACAGAGCATCAAAAAAGCGTCCTGGAGGTCTACAGAAAATTCAACCGGGCCAACCGGCACAAAATGGAACCCATCCCGGTGTGTATCATCCCCGAAGAACTGAAAGTATAA
- a CDS encoding ABC transporter permease, with amino-acid sequence MGNTLKQILRILVMVATTFLGLLLITFLIGRVVPIDPVLAVVGDKASPEVYEKARMAMGLDLPLWKQFLLYIGNILKGNFGTSVLTANPVTEDLLRVFPATFELAVTATVIGIVLGIPLGIFSAVKQGSFWDHLTRVIGLFGHSLPIFWLGLMGLMLFYVRLDLLPGPGRVDIFYEGIVTPVTGFLTLDSIIAGEWDIFRNAVYHLILPASLLGYYSMAYLLRMTRSFMIEQLGQEYILTARVKGVSEWKVVWGHALGNCAIPLITVIALSFGTLLEGSVLTETVFSWPGLGLYLTNSLLNADMNAVLGSTIVVGAIFLGVNLFSDFLYKVMDPRAR; translated from the coding sequence GTGGGCAATACGCTGAAGCAGATATTGCGGATACTGGTGATGGTGGCAACCACCTTTTTAGGGCTTTTGCTGATCACCTTTCTCATCGGCCGGGTGGTTCCCATTGATCCGGTTCTGGCCGTGGTCGGAGACAAAGCCTCCCCTGAGGTTTACGAAAAGGCGCGCATGGCCATGGGGCTGGATCTGCCGTTGTGGAAGCAATTTTTACTCTATATCGGCAATATACTGAAAGGTAATTTCGGCACCTCGGTGCTGACGGCCAACCCTGTGACCGAGGATCTTTTAAGGGTGTTTCCGGCCACCTTTGAACTGGCTGTTACGGCCACGGTCATCGGCATTGTATTGGGCATTCCCCTGGGCATTTTTTCGGCGGTTAAACAGGGCAGTTTCTGGGACCATCTCACCCGTGTCATCGGCCTGTTCGGTCACTCCCTTCCCATTTTCTGGCTGGGGCTGATGGGATTGATGCTGTTCTACGTCCGGCTGGACCTGCTGCCGGGCCCCGGTCGTGTGGACATCTTCTATGAGGGCATTGTGACGCCGGTCACAGGCTTTTTAACCCTGGACAGTATTATCGCCGGGGAGTGGGACATTTTTAGAAACGCCGTGTATCATTTAATTCTTCCGGCATCCCTTCTTGGATATTATTCCATGGCATATCTGTTGAGAATGACCCGCTCCTTCATGATCGAGCAGCTTGGCCAGGAGTATATTCTCACCGCCCGGGTCAAAGGCGTCAGCGAGTGGAAGGTCGTCTGGGGACATGCCTTGGGCAACTGTGCCATTCCATTGATTACCGTCATCGCCTTAAGTTTCGGCACCCTGCTTGAAGGGTCGGTGTTGACGGAAACCGTTTTTTCCTGGCCCGGCCTGGGCCTGTATCTGACCAACTCCCTGCTCAACGCCGACATGAATGCGGTGCTGGGCAGTACCATTGTTGTGGGGGCTATATTTTTGGGGGTGAACCTGTTCTCGGACTTTTTATACAAAGTGATGGACCCCAGGGCCCGTTAA
- the nikC gene encoding nickel transporter permease produces the protein MKQWLLADTPKSAFQARAGRAYLGLLSFMKNRLAVLGLIIIVALIVIAALAPVIATHDALETNIANRLQPLSWNHYFGTDEMGRDIFSRVVWGARLTLYVIGLVAVIAAPVGILVGTVSGYLGGIIDTVLMRITDIFLAFPKLILALAFVSALGPGIENAIIAISITSWPPYARIARAETLTIRNADFIKAARLQGASALRIIVGHIMPLCLPSLIIRVTLDMAGIILTAAGLGFLGLGAQPPAPEWGAMTAGGRIYIIDHWWVITMPGTAIFIVSLAFNLLGDGLREVLDPRSDR, from the coding sequence ATGAAACAATGGCTTCTAGCCGATACGCCGAAATCGGCGTTCCAGGCCAGGGCCGGCAGGGCCTATCTGGGTCTTCTGTCATTCATGAAAAACCGCCTGGCAGTGCTGGGGCTGATTATTATTGTGGCCCTGATCGTCATTGCAGCCCTTGCACCTGTCATCGCCACCCATGATGCGCTGGAAACAAACATCGCCAACCGTCTCCAGCCATTGTCCTGGAATCACTATTTCGGCACCGACGAGATGGGGCGTGATATCTTTTCCCGGGTGGTCTGGGGGGCGCGGCTGACCCTTTACGTCATTGGCCTTGTGGCTGTTATTGCAGCACCGGTGGGAATCCTGGTGGGCACGGTTTCAGGATATCTGGGCGGGATCATTGATACGGTGCTCATGCGCATCACAGACATTTTCCTGGCCTTTCCCAAGCTTATTTTGGCCCTGGCCTTTGTTTCCGCCCTGGGGCCGGGCATTGAAAACGCCATTATTGCCATCTCCATTACCTCCTGGCCGCCCTACGCCAGGATTGCCCGGGCAGAGACCCTTACCATCAGAAATGCCGATTTTATTAAAGCCGCCAGGTTACAGGGCGCAAGTGCCCTGAGGATCATTGTCGGCCATATCATGCCCCTTTGCCTGCCGTCCCTGATTATCCGGGTTACCCTGGACATGGCGGGAATCATCCTCACGGCCGCGGGCCTGGGCTTTCTGGGTCTGGGGGCCCAGCCCCCCGCTCCGGAGTGGGGGGCCATGACCGCCGGCGGCAGAATCTATATCATTGACCATTGGTGGGTGATCACCATGCCCGGGACGGCCATCTTTATTGTCAGTCTTGCGTTCAATCTTCTGGGGGACGGGCTTCGTGAAGTGCTTGACCCAAGGAGTGACCGGTGA
- a CDS encoding prolyl-tRNA synthetase associated domain-containing protein: protein MLQTQEELLNILDELNIKYTNHEHPAVFTVEEAARHSEGIKGAHSKNLFFKDKKKRLFLVVTLADKPIKIKDVGKRIGAGNMSFGKPDLLMDVLGVIPGSVTPFAAVNIGDHEVKIVLDEELMENNLLNFHPLTNTATTITADDLVKFLEHVGQAPHIIRL, encoded by the coding sequence ATGCTGCAGACCCAGGAAGAACTGCTTAACATTCTGGACGAGCTGAACATCAAATATACCAACCATGAACACCCTGCCGTGTTCACGGTTGAAGAAGCAGCCCGCCACAGCGAGGGCATCAAAGGTGCCCACTCCAAAAATCTGTTTTTCAAGGATAAAAAAAAGAGGCTGTTTCTGGTGGTCACCCTGGCGGACAAACCCATCAAAATCAAGGATGTGGGTAAACGGATCGGGGCCGGCAACATGTCCTTTGGCAAACCGGACCTGCTCATGGATGTTTTAGGCGTGATCCCCGGTTCCGTCACCCCCTTTGCCGCCGTGAACATCGGCGACCACGAGGTGAAAATTGTACTGGACGAAGAACTGATGGAAAACAATCTGCTCAATTTCCATCCCCTGACCAACACCGCCACCACCATTACCGCCGACGACCTGGTTAAATTTCTGGAACATGTCGGCCAGGCACCCC
- a CDS encoding ABC transporter ATP-binding protein, whose translation MIEKAPLLTVADLCVTFPSPRGDICAVNNVSFSMGREKIGIVGESGSGKSVTGRAVLGLLPSYAGVRASQISFKGNNLLDFTEKQMRKIRGRQISMVMQDPTYALNPVRTVGDQIREAYTIHHKAGKEQARQKTLDMLKAVRIRNPGQVYGLYPHEVSGGMGQRIMIAMMLIPEPSLLIADEPTSALDVTVQLQVLAILDDLVKARGMGLIFISHDLELVSSFCDRVIIMYGGQIMEVVAAGDLHKSSHPYTKGLLACLPKINGTRDRLPTLVRDDAWLKPMPGTVKGGVVS comes from the coding sequence ATGATTGAAAAGGCTCCGTTGCTGACCGTCGCAGATCTTTGCGTGACGTTTCCTTCTCCCAGGGGCGATATCTGTGCCGTTAACAACGTCAGCTTTTCCATGGGCAGGGAAAAAATCGGGATTGTGGGGGAGTCCGGTTCCGGAAAGTCCGTGACCGGCCGGGCGGTTTTGGGTCTGCTGCCCTCCTATGCCGGGGTCCGGGCATCGCAAATTTCTTTTAAGGGGAACAATCTGCTGGATTTCACGGAAAAGCAGATGCGAAAGATCCGGGGCCGGCAGATTTCCATGGTCATGCAGGATCCAACGTACGCCTTGAACCCGGTGCGAACCGTGGGCGATCAGATCCGCGAGGCCTATACCATTCACCACAAAGCCGGCAAAGAACAGGCCCGGCAAAAGACCCTGGATATGCTTAAAGCTGTCAGGATCAGAAATCCCGGGCAGGTCTACGGCCTTTATCCCCACGAGGTCTCCGGGGGCATGGGGCAGCGAATTATGATTGCCATGATGCTGATTCCTGAACCCAGTCTGCTCATTGCCGACGAACCCACCTCGGCCCTGGACGTTACGGTGCAGCTCCAGGTGCTTGCCATTCTTGATGATCTGGTTAAAGCGCGGGGCATGGGCCTTATCTTTATCTCCCATGATCTTGAGCTGGTATCTTCATTCTGCGACCGGGTGATTATTATGTACGGAGGCCAAATCATGGAGGTGGTGGCGGCAGGCGACCTTCATAAATCAAGTCATCCGTACACAAAAGGATTGCTCGCCTGTCTGCCTAAAATCAACGGCACCCGGGATCGCCTGCCCACACTGGTCCGGGATGATGCCTGGCTTAAACCAATGCCGGGAACTGTCAAAGGCGGTGTGGTATCATGA
- a CDS encoding AEC family transporter, with protein sequence MEIISTIIPIFIIIFLGIFARHKGFLSQDFLHQANRLVYHIAIPAMIFSAIAKSSLKTQFHPGVILVTLAAVCLIVPAAWLLGRVVKISPSSKGSFIHCAFHGNLGYIGLAVAFYYLGHEGLVKAAIIAGFVMILQNVLAVAVLQFYSRDAGSRTSLTATLGSAMTNPVILSALAGIAYSLSGMPLPVILDRALTILKGMALPMALLVIGASLSFEKIRLVFSSVVMTSVLKLLVMPAMGFILFKLFGISASDFIPGLIILAAPSATLVFIMAEQIGGDPDLAVAAISISTLVSGLTYGIWLSVV encoded by the coding sequence ATGGAGATTATTTCAACAATCATCCCCATATTCATTATTATTTTTCTGGGAATATTTGCCCGGCATAAGGGGTTTTTATCCCAGGATTTTTTACACCAGGCCAATCGCCTTGTCTACCACATTGCCATCCCGGCCATGATTTTCAGCGCCATTGCCAAGTCTTCTTTAAAAACCCAGTTTCATCCAGGGGTCATCCTGGTCACCCTTGCCGCCGTGTGTCTCATTGTCCCGGCTGCCTGGCTTTTGGGACGTGTGGTAAAGATTTCACCATCATCAAAAGGGTCCTTTATCCACTGTGCCTTCCATGGCAATCTGGGGTACATCGGCCTTGCGGTGGCCTTTTACTATCTGGGGCACGAAGGCCTTGTCAAGGCGGCCATTATAGCAGGTTTTGTGATGATCCTTCAAAATGTTCTGGCTGTGGCGGTGCTTCAATTTTACAGTCGGGATGCCGGCAGCCGTACAAGCCTGACCGCCACCTTGGGGTCAGCCATGACCAATCCGGTGATCCTGTCTGCTTTGGCAGGCATTGCGTATTCCCTTTCGGGGATGCCATTGCCGGTGATCCTGGACCGCGCCTTGACCATTCTTAAGGGGATGGCGCTGCCCATGGCACTGCTGGTGATCGGGGCTTCTCTCTCTTTTGAAAAGATCAGACTGGTTTTCTCTTCGGTGGTGATGACGTCGGTGTTAAAACTTCTGGTGATGCCTGCCATGGGCTTTATTTTGTTTAAGCTGTTCGGGATCAGTGCCTCGGATTTTATTCCGGGCCTGATTATTCTTGCGGCACCTTCGGCGACCCTGGTTTTTATCATGGCAGAACAAATCGGCGGTGATCCGGATCTTGCCGTGGCGGCCATCTCTATCTCCACTCTTGTGTCCGGGCTTACTTACGGCATCTGGCTGAGCGTGGTGTAG
- a CDS encoding TSUP family transporter, with protein sequence MELTLSSYSILFISGLLAGFVDAIAGGGGLIALPALLSVGLPPQLALGTNKFQGSFGTLSAAANFIRKGKVKLSENLPGIAFTFIGAATGAWAIQQIHAEFIKHLVPYMLLCVFFYTLMAKDLGVVQTRARMQKNAFFLLFGFGLGFYDGFFGPGTGAFWTGALLIFMGMDMTQATGTTRVMNFVSNITALVLFIAGGNVLYTAGLIMAAGQIIGANVGSGLAIKRGAPFIRPIFLTMVFLTIVRLIYVNYIS encoded by the coding sequence ATGGAACTTACCCTCTCTTCCTATTCAATTTTATTTATTTCAGGCCTGCTGGCAGGATTTGTGGACGCCATTGCCGGCGGTGGCGGGCTGATTGCCCTGCCCGCACTCCTGTCCGTGGGACTGCCGCCCCAGCTGGCCCTGGGTACCAACAAATTCCAGGGCAGTTTCGGCACATTATCGGCAGCGGCCAACTTCATCCGCAAGGGCAAGGTAAAGCTGTCCGAAAATCTACCGGGCATCGCATTCACCTTTATCGGTGCGGCCACAGGGGCCTGGGCCATCCAGCAGATCCATGCGGAATTTATCAAGCACCTGGTGCCCTATATGCTGCTGTGTGTCTTTTTCTATACCCTCATGGCCAAGGATCTGGGCGTTGTCCAAACAAGGGCCAGAATGCAGAAAAACGCCTTCTTTCTACTTTTCGGCTTTGGACTGGGCTTTTATGACGGATTTTTCGGACCCGGCACCGGCGCGTTCTGGACCGGGGCCCTGCTCATTTTCATGGGTATGGACATGACACAGGCCACCGGCACCACCCGGGTCATGAATTTTGTATCCAATATCACGGCATTGGTCCTGTTTATCGCCGGGGGCAATGTATTGTACACCGCAGGGCTGATTATGGCGGCGGGCCAGATTATCGGAGCCAATGTCGGCTCCGGGCTGGCCATCAAACGCGGCGCGCCCTTTATCCGACCCATTTTTCTGACCATGGTCTTTTTAACCATTGTCAGACTGATTTATGTTAATTACATCTCGTAA
- a CDS encoding ABC transporter substrate-binding protein, with protein MERLFLFVFALFLFVIQPVQAATPKDTLVMAFNIDEIISLDPAEIFEFASAEYAANAYDRLINYNVDNVSEIYPGIAQSWEISDDGLTYTFEIRKGVSFASGNPLTADDVVFSLRRVVLLNKSPAFILTRFGFTPKNVGRTITKLGDYTVKIVVDQAYAPTFFLYCLTSTVGSVVDKKEVMAHEKNGDLGYGWLKTGYAGSGPFRLRAWKASEIMLLDANKEYWAGAPQLRRVVIRHIAGPAAQRMLVEKGDIDMARNLTADDVKSLEKNSDIKIRKRAKGRVYYLGLNQKNKYLKIPEVRQALKYLVDYKGMEHTFLNGKATLHQAFLPQGFLGALEGTPFSLDVERAKALLKKAGLENGFAVTMDVRSAEPVNSMALSIQSTFAKAGIKLEIIPGDGKQTLTKYRARKHDIYIGDWGPDYMDPHTNADTFARNPDNSDDAAFKPLAWRNAWDIPEMTKKTDAAVLEKDTAKRARMYEELQREHQQTSPFVIMFQDIEVVAEPANVKNFILGPTFDSNFYRYTTK; from the coding sequence GTGGAAAGGCTGTTCCTGTTCGTTTTTGCCCTGTTTCTCTTTGTAATACAGCCGGTCCAGGCCGCAACCCCGAAAGATACCCTTGTCATGGCCTTTAATATTGATGAGATCATCTCCCTGGACCCGGCTGAAATTTTTGAATTTGCCAGTGCCGAATACGCCGCCAACGCATACGACCGCCTGATTAACTATAATGTTGATAATGTCAGTGAAATCTATCCGGGTATTGCCCAAAGCTGGGAAATTTCCGATGACGGCTTGACATACACATTTGAAATTCGAAAAGGTGTCTCTTTTGCCTCGGGCAACCCGCTCACGGCAGACGATGTGGTCTTTTCCCTTCGTCGTGTCGTCCTGCTGAACAAGTCGCCGGCCTTTATTTTGACCCGGTTTGGATTTACCCCAAAAAACGTGGGCCGGACCATCACAAAGCTGGGGGACTATACGGTGAAAATCGTTGTGGATCAGGCCTATGCCCCCACCTTTTTCCTCTATTGCCTGACCTCAACAGTCGGGTCTGTTGTGGATAAAAAGGAGGTCATGGCCCATGAAAAGAACGGGGATCTTGGCTATGGGTGGCTTAAAACCGGGTATGCCGGTTCCGGGCCCTTTCGGTTAAGGGCCTGGAAGGCATCGGAAATCATGCTGCTGGATGCCAATAAAGAGTATTGGGCAGGTGCGCCCCAATTAAGACGGGTCGTTATCCGGCATATTGCCGGACCTGCCGCCCAGCGCATGCTCGTTGAAAAGGGCGACATTGACATGGCAAGGAACCTGACGGCCGATGACGTGAAAAGCCTGGAAAAAAACAGTGATATCAAAATCCGGAAACGGGCCAAAGGCAGGGTGTATTACCTGGGGCTGAACCAGAAAAACAAGTACCTCAAGATTCCAGAGGTGCGCCAGGCACTCAAGTATCTGGTGGATTACAAAGGTATGGAACACACCTTTCTCAACGGCAAGGCGACCCTGCACCAGGCCTTTTTGCCCCAGGGCTTTTTGGGTGCCCTGGAAGGGACGCCTTTTTCCCTGGACGTTGAACGCGCAAAGGCGCTGTTGAAAAAGGCCGGTCTGGAAAACGGCTTTGCCGTTACCATGGACGTAAGGAGCGCCGAACCGGTTAACTCCATGGCCCTGTCCATTCAATCCACCTTTGCCAAAGCCGGTATAAAACTTGAGATCATTCCCGGCGACGGCAAACAGACCCTGACCAAATACCGCGCCCGAAAGCACGACATCTATATCGGAGACTGGGGGCCGGATTACATGGATCCGCACACCAACGCAGATACCTTTGCCCGCAATCCGGACAACTCGGATGACGCAGCATTCAAACCGTTGGCCTGGAGAAATGCCTGGGATATCCCGGAGATGACTAAAAAGACCGATGCTGCGGTGCTGGAAAAAGATACGGCAAAACGCGCCCGGATGTACGAGGAACTCCAGCGTGAACACCAGCAGACCTCTCCTTTTGTCATCATGTTCCAGGACATTGAGGTGGTGGCTGAACCGGCCAATGTCAAAAATTTTATTCTGGGGCCGACCTTTGACAGCAACTTTTACCGGTACACAACCAAGTGA
- a CDS encoding TrmH family RNA methyltransferase, producing MIIKEAKEEARRQFRRHRNKNRLAAPGIHQCIIVLDGLKPTFNIGKIFRSAEAFGCHEVHLIGTDFFDPAPARGAFKHVPAKFHSRFISCYAELLERGYIPFILEPGQGEPVMDVDLPEKSAFVFGHEEFGISFEPDLFPQVERLTIPQYGRCQSLNVSVAASIILYEYTRQFAGRDLQPQAPYPCKERV from the coding sequence ATGATCATCAAGGAGGCAAAGGAAGAAGCAAGGCGTCAATTCCGCCGCCACCGGAATAAAAACCGTCTTGCTGCGCCGGGAATTCATCAATGTATCATTGTCCTGGACGGGCTGAAACCCACCTTTAACATCGGCAAAATATTTCGAAGCGCCGAAGCCTTCGGCTGCCATGAGGTGCATCTGATCGGCACCGATTTCTTTGATCCGGCACCGGCCAGAGGCGCGTTCAAACACGTACCGGCAAAATTCCACAGCCGGTTCATATCCTGTTACGCGGAACTTCTTGAAAGGGGATATATCCCTTTTATACTTGAGCCGGGCCAGGGAGAGCCGGTGATGGATGTGGACCTGCCGGAAAAAAGTGCGTTTGTATTTGGCCACGAGGAGTTTGGGATCAGCTTTGAACCGGATCTGTTCCCCCAAGTAGAGCGCCTGACCATTCCCCAGTACGGACGCTGTCAAAGTCTGAATGTCAGTGTCGCAGCTTCCATTATTTTGTACGAATATACCCGGCAGTTTGCAGGCCGGGATTTGCAACCCCAAGCACCATATCCATGCAAGGAAAGAGTATGA
- a CDS encoding C39 family peptidase has translation MKQKIDLLLLTFMVICLPAINAAATPVVLSDIPAYNWYHGCGPTAAASILGYYDLNGYDFLFDVSGWDDVKLTSNVKDEISSPAHNAKYNPHPDAAGPDPPDTSIADFFHTSEDQPYGWSYLRDADDAFREYASYRGYDDWASWNESLRSGNFTWDDLTNEIDNGRPIMFLIDTDGNGGTDHFVPVFGYDDQTKEYACYTTWSEDENISWRLFRGLGDPWGIGYATFVVPGTPDTVPEPATILFFSMGLIGIAWIDRKKRDWC, from the coding sequence ATGAAACAAAAAATAGACCTCCTACTTTTAACTTTTATGGTGATATGTTTACCGGCGATTAATGCAGCCGCAACACCTGTAGTCCTTTCTGATATACCGGCATACAACTGGTACCATGGTTGCGGGCCGACTGCTGCGGCGTCAATTTTGGGGTACTATGACCTTAATGGATACGATTTCTTATTTGACGTCAGCGGATGGGATGACGTGAAGCTCACATCCAATGTAAAAGATGAAATCTCAAGCCCGGCGCATAATGCAAAGTACAATCCCCATCCGGACGCAGCTGGTCCTGATCCGCCGGATACAAGTATTGCCGATTTTTTTCATACCTCTGAAGACCAACCCTATGGCTGGAGTTATCTTCGCGACGCCGATGATGCATTTAGAGAGTATGCAAGTTACCGGGGATATGATGATTGGGCGTCATGGAATGAAAGTTTAAGAAGCGGAAACTTTACTTGGGATGATCTCACCAATGAAATTGACAATGGCCGCCCTATAATGTTCTTAATTGATACGGATGGTAATGGGGGAACAGATCACTTTGTTCCGGTTTTTGGTTATGATGATCAGACCAAGGAATATGCATGCTACACCACTTGGTCGGAGGATGAAAATATCAGTTGGCGATTATTTCGGGGCCTGGGAGATCCTTGGGGGATAGGATATGCTACGTTTGTCGTACCCGGCACCCCTGATACTGTACCTGAACCTGCCACCATACTGTTTTTTAGTATGGGGTTAATTGGGATTGCCTGGATTGATCGAAAAAAAAGAGATTGGTGCTGA
- the fbaA gene encoding class II fructose-bisphosphate aldolase, whose translation MPIVNYDQYCRMLDNAKQNKFAYPAINTTSSETINAALLAFKEANSDGIIQVSTGGGSFASGLGVGESYKGAIALAEFAHAMAAYYDVNIALHTDHCHPEYVDSFLMPLIQETAKRRAKGLPNLFSSHMYDGSALPMDENIQASKKIMETCVANDLILEIETGVVGGEEDGHDTSGVAKEKLYTTPEDMVLAARELGSMGRFLLAATFGNVHGVYKPGNVKLKPTILKDGQEAVAKALGADTRLDLVFHGGSGSELKDIHEALDYGVVKMNVDTDTQYAYTRPVADHMMKNYDGVLKIEGEVGNKKVYDPRSWGKKAERSMADRIMQACRDLRSEGTSLGKNI comes from the coding sequence ATGCCAATCGTTAATTATGACCAATATTGCCGGATGCTGGATAACGCCAAACAGAACAAGTTTGCTTACCCGGCCATTAATACCACCTCCAGCGAAACCATTAATGCCGCACTTCTGGCATTCAAAGAGGCGAACAGCGACGGCATTATCCAGGTCTCCACCGGCGGCGGCAGTTTTGCCTCGGGCCTGGGGGTGGGCGAATCGTATAAAGGCGCCATTGCCCTGGCTGAGTTTGCCCATGCCATGGCCGCTTATTATGATGTTAATATTGCCCTGCATACGGATCATTGTCACCCGGAATATGTGGACTCTTTTTTAATGCCCCTGATCCAAGAGACTGCAAAGCGCCGTGCCAAGGGGCTGCCCAATCTGTTCAGTTCCCATATGTACGACGGGTCGGCCCTGCCCATGGATGAAAATATCCAGGCATCGAAAAAGATTATGGAAACCTGCGTGGCCAACGACCTGATCCTGGAGATTGAAACCGGCGTGGTGGGCGGCGAAGAGGACGGCCATGATACGTCGGGCGTGGCAAAGGAGAAATTGTATACAACCCCCGAAGACATGGTGCTGGCCGCCAGGGAACTGGGATCCATGGGACGGTTTCTTTTAGCCGCCACCTTTGGTAATGTGCACGGGGTGTATAAGCCGGGCAATGTGAAGCTTAAACCCACCATTCTAAAAGACGGCCAGGAGGCTGTGGCCAAGGCCCTTGGCGCGGACACCCGGCTGGACCTGGTGTTCCATGGCGGCTCCGGCTCTGAATTGAAGGATATCCACGAGGCCCTTGATTACGGCGTGGTTAAAATGAATGTGGACACAGACACCCAGTACGCCTACACCCGGCCCGTGGCAGACCATATGATGAAAAATTATGATGGTGTGCTTAAGATCGAAGGCGAGGTGGGCAACAAAAAGGTATATGATCCGCGTTCCTGGGGGAAAAAAGCCGAGCGCAGCATGGCGGACCGGATCATGCAGGCCTGCCGGGATTTAAGATCCGAGGGCACCTCCCTTGGAAAAAACATCTAA
- a CDS encoding hotdog fold thioesterase, whose amino-acid sequence MIWKKEFTVDDMNRFKADTMLGHLDITFEEKGDNFLTASMPVDSRTHQPMGILHGGASVVLAETLGSCASQMVLGQGFYAVGLEIKANHIKSISQGRVTGRTTPLHLGRTTQVWDIDIKNDNGELICASRLTMAVLKIQEKHNQTILQFMR is encoded by the coding sequence ATGATCTGGAAAAAAGAGTTCACTGTTGATGATATGAACCGGTTTAAGGCCGACACAATGCTTGGTCATCTGGATATTACCTTTGAAGAAAAAGGGGACAATTTTTTGACCGCATCCATGCCCGTGGACAGCCGCACCCATCAACCCATGGGTATCCTCCACGGCGGGGCCTCGGTGGTCCTGGCTGAAACCCTTGGCAGCTGTGCGTCCCAGATGGTCCTTGGGCAGGGATTTTACGCCGTGGGCCTTGAGATCAAAGCCAATCACATCAAAAGCATATCCCAGGGCCGGGTCACGGGGAGAACCACGCCCCTGCATCTGGGCAGAACCACCCAGGTATGGGATATTGACATCAAAAACGATAACGGAGAATTGATCTGCGCCTCCCGACTGACCATGGCTGTATTAAAAATTCAAGAAAAACACAATCAAACAATTTTGCAATTCATGCGCTAA